DNA from Brucella melitensis bv. 1 str. 16M:
TCCACTCTAACCATTTGTTTTATCGTATTTTTAACGCATCGAAGCGGGGTCAGAAACAGCCCAGTCGCCTGATTTCCCGCCGCTTTTTTCGATCACGCGGATGCTGCCGATTTCCATGTGGCGATCCACAGCCTTGGCCATGTCGTATATGGTAAGGCAGGTAACGGATGCGGCAGTCAGCGCCTCCATCTCCACGCCTGTCCGGCCTTTCAATCGGGCTAGTGCGCGCACGCGCAGGCCGGGCAGGTTCTCGTCCGGCTCGATCTCCACGGCCACCTTTGTCAACATCAATGGATGGCACAGCGGAATCAGATCGGAAGTCCTCTTGGCTGCCATGATGCCCGCAAGCCTCGCCGTGCCGATGACATCGCCCTTGGCCGCATTGCCTTCGAGAATGAGGGCCAGCGTTTCGGGTTTCATCCTGACCGCACCTTCGGCGACCGCCTGCCGCTCGGTTTCGTCCTTGCTGCCGACATCCACCATGTTTGCCGCGCCGGTCTGGTCGATATGGGTGAGTTTGCCGCTCATAGCTTTTCCGCACCCGTCAAAAGCGCGCGGGTGGCTGCCGCAACGTCATGTTGTCGCATAAGGCTTTCGCCTATCAGAAAAGTGCCGATGCCGGACTTTTCAAGCCGCAGGCAGTCCTCATGCGTGAAGATGCCGCTTTCGCCAACCAGCAGACGGTCGGACGGAGCCATTTTCGCAAGCCGCTCGGAAACGGCGAGATTGACCTCGAAGCTGCGCAGATTGCGATTGTTGACGCCGAGCAGGCGCGAGGAAAGCTTCA
Protein-coding regions in this window:
- the moaC gene encoding cyclic pyranopterin monophosphate synthase MoaC — translated: MSGKLTHIDQTGAANMVDVGSKDETERQAVAEGAVRMKPETLALILEGNAAKGDVIGTARLAGIMAAKRTSDLIPLCHPLMLTKVAVEIEPDENLPGLRVRALARLKGRTGVEMEALTAASVTCLTIYDMAKAVDRHMEIGSIRVIEKSGGKSGDWAVSDPASMR